A region from the Candidatus Palauibacter scopulicola genome encodes:
- a CDS encoding HEPN domain-containing protein encodes MTPPERHPSTDPHEWLSRARSNLTQARNRLPGIYLEDLCFNAQQAAEKALKGVLLSRDVEFPYVHDLAHLLHLLESHGEPIPPDVRRVGRLTPYAVATRYPGPGVPVSEAQYLEALEIAETVVHWAATLLHGSSAEL; translated from the coding sequence ATGACGCCGCCTGAGCGGCATCCATCGACCGACCCGCACGAGTGGCTCAGCCGCGCCCGGAGCAATCTCACCCAGGCCCGGAACCGCCTCCCCGGCATCTACCTGGAGGATCTCTGCTTCAACGCCCAGCAGGCAGCGGAGAAAGCGCTGAAGGGCGTGCTGCTATCGCGCGACGTCGAGTTCCCCTATGTGCATGACTTGGCGCATCTGCTCCATCTCCTGGAGTCGCACGGGGAACCGATTCCGCCGGACGTTCGCCGCGTCGGACGCCTCACCCCCTATGCCGTCGCAACTCGCTATCCGGGTCCGGGAGTGCCCGTCTCCGAGGCGCAGTACCTCGAAGCTCTCGAAATCGCCGAGACCGTCGTGCACTGGGCCGCGACGCTGTTGCACGGCTCCAGCGCGGAGCTCTAG
- a CDS encoding nucleotidyltransferase domain-containing protein — MNRELKSLDDATLDEIVRRIVIASQPKRIILFGSAARGEMGPHSDVDLLVIKQCDNNWDVMGDIYEELYGVAAAVDVVVVTPGDVERYRDTHAFVIKPALREGRVVYDAA; from the coding sequence ATGAACCGGGAGTTGAAGTCGCTCGACGATGCGACGCTGGACGAGATCGTCCGGCGAATTGTCATCGCCTCTCAACCGAAGAGGATCATACTCTTCGGCTCCGCTGCCCGAGGCGAGATGGGCCCGCACAGCGATGTGGACCTTCTCGTCATCAAGCAGTGCGACAACAACTGGGATGTGATGGGCGACATCTACGAGGAACTTTATGGCGTCGCGGCCGCAGTCGATGTCGTCGTCGTAACCCCCGGCGATGTCGAACGCTATCGAGACACGCACGCGTTCGTCATCAAGCCGGCGCTCCGGGAAGGCCGGGTGGTCTATGACGCCGCCTGA
- a CDS encoding ABC transporter ATP-binding protein, which produces MLDLQSLAVGYRNARGVVLSGIDLAAAPGDFVCILGRNGSGKSTLMRTIAGLQASLGGIVRLGGEDVASMRPATRARRIAVVLTERQFNPGLRVDDVIALARQPFTGWQGGLADDDRDAIGDAVAVTDVEPFLRRFFSDLSDGERQRVMIARALAQTPHLMVLDEITAFLDLPSRVEIMALLRAQAREKGKIVLLSSHDLDLSLQLADSVWLLDGEGGFSVGTPDALSRSGALGGAFDTDAIRFSPGNGRFEIRA; this is translated from the coding sequence ATGCTGGATCTGCAGTCTCTCGCGGTGGGCTACCGCAACGCGCGGGGCGTTGTCCTCTCCGGCATCGACCTCGCGGCCGCTCCCGGCGACTTCGTCTGCATCCTCGGCCGCAACGGGTCCGGGAAATCGACCCTCATGCGCACGATCGCGGGGCTGCAAGCGTCGCTCGGCGGCATCGTGCGGCTCGGCGGCGAGGACGTTGCGTCCATGCGGCCGGCGACCCGCGCGCGCCGCATCGCCGTAGTGCTGACCGAGCGGCAGTTCAATCCGGGGCTCCGCGTGGATGACGTGATCGCCCTCGCCCGGCAGCCCTTCACGGGCTGGCAGGGCGGACTGGCGGACGACGACAGGGACGCGATCGGCGATGCGGTCGCGGTCACGGACGTCGAGCCGTTCCTGCGGCGCTTCTTCAGCGACCTCAGCGACGGTGAGCGACAGCGCGTCATGATTGCGCGCGCGCTCGCACAGACCCCTCATCTCATGGTCCTTGATGAGATCACGGCCTTCCTCGATCTGCCGAGCCGGGTCGAGATCATGGCCCTCCTGCGGGCCCAGGCCAGGGAGAAGGGAAAGATCGTGCTGCTGTCGAGCCACGACCTCGACCTGTCGCTTCAGCTCGCCGACAGCGTCTGGCTGCTCGACGGTGAAGGCGGCTTTTCGGTCGGCACACCGGACGCTCTGAGCCGAAGCGGCGCGCTCGGCGGCGCCTTCGACACCGACGCGATCCGGTTCTCGCCCGGCAACGGGCGCTTCGAGATCAGAGCCTAG
- a CDS encoding nuclear transport factor 2 family protein has product MTNTLVRPRRPDARPAFLVACAVAWSMWSVWSALAAMPLSAQEAVGGQAGVRGEVSATLDALHEAASEADFDRYFSLYAGEAVFLGTDATERWTREEFMDYTRARFDTGTGWTYHMLERHIAIAPGGRTAWFDERLENANLGETRGSGVLVMEDGGWKIAQYNLTIPIPNEMAREVAQRIRALTGGG; this is encoded by the coding sequence ATGACGAACACGCTCGTGCGACCCCGCCGTCCCGACGCGCGACCCGCTTTCCTGGTGGCATGCGCCGTGGCTTGGTCCATGTGGTCCGTCTGGTCGGCGCTTGCGGCCATGCCGCTGTCCGCACAGGAGGCTGTTGGTGGACAGGCTGGCGTGCGGGGTGAGGTCTCCGCGACCCTCGACGCGCTCCACGAGGCGGCCTCGGAGGCCGACTTCGACCGCTACTTCAGTCTCTACGCCGGCGAGGCCGTCTTCCTCGGCACCGACGCGACCGAGCGCTGGACGCGCGAAGAGTTCATGGACTACACGAGGGCCCGCTTCGACACGGGCACCGGCTGGACCTACCACATGCTCGAGCGCCATATCGCGATCGCGCCCGGCGGGCGCACCGCATGGTTCGACGAGCGCCTCGAAAACGCCAACCTCGGCGAAACGCGCGGCAGCGGCGTGCTGGTGATGGAAGATGGGGGGTGGAAGATCGCCCAGTACAACCTCACGATCCCGATTCCCAACGAGATGGCCCGCGAGGTCGCCCAGCGGATCCGGGCACTGACGGGCGGCGGCTAG